The following nucleotide sequence is from Aneurinibacillus soli.
CACAGACCAAGGCCACGGTTTGTGCTACTATTTTTTTGTGGTAGAAGTGAAGAAACAGGCCGAGTGGGCTTCGGGATCTTGAATCCGTCAAAGAAACAGGCCAACTTCACTGCCCTTATTTGAATCAGCTTCAGTATGTTGGATCCATTGAGATCGTGTATAAGAAAAGGGAATCGATAAGGATGCGTGAAGGCTTCTACAACGAACATCAGGAGGAGAACAACCATGAAACATGTAGTCGCATTTGATGTAAGTATGGGAAAGAGCTATTGGGTGGTGTACAATGCCGACCGGCACTGTGAGTTTGAAGGAGAAATCCGGCATACCCGTTCCGATTTTGAAGGGTTGCATGCCTGCATGGAGAAGCTGATCGAGCAAGATGGGGAACAACCGTCCATTGTTTTCGAAGCTACGGGCGTATACTCCAGACAACTGGAACGCTTTATGCAAGATCATCAGTACACCTATTGCCTGTTAAACCCGCTTGAAGCCAAACTGCAGTCCGCTTCTATGCGGATGCATAAAACGGATCGAAGTGACGCTCATCGGCTGGCGTTGACTCATTTCACGGTCTCTCGAAGAGAAAAAGAAGTACCCAATGACTTCTTCCAGCAGCTAAAGTCTCTCTCTCGGTTTTACCAAGAATTAGACGGAGAACTTTCTACTCTTCGCAATCGGATGCATAAAGTCATTCAACTGACCTTTTCCGAACTGGAAACGATCTTTACAAGCCGATCGGAGCTCTGTTTACATGTCATTCAGTTATTTCCACATCCCGATCTCGTGAACGGTCTTTCCAAAACCGTAATCAGAAACCGGATTCTCAAGAGTACCGACAAAAAGTTATCGGCAGGTACCGCTGAGAAGAAAGCCATCCAGTTGCTTGAAGCCGCACAGAACTCGTATCCGGCGGTTTCCGCAACCGATGTTCTTTGTGACCAGCTACGCATCTATGTCAAACGTTATTTGGAGATTCTTCGCCAACGAGAAGCTCTGATTCGGCAAATGGAGGAAATGAGCATGCATCGAGAGGACTATCAAGTTCTTCTCAGCTTTCCGGGCATTGGGGTAAATACAGCGGTGCGTTTACTCGCCGAAATCGGAGACATCCGCCGCTTCGACAATCCGAAACAGCTCAACGCCTTTGCAGGGATTGATATCCGACGGTTCCAGTCCGGTAAAACCTTTTTCCAGGATAAAATCAATAAGCGCGGAAACAAGCACCTGCGTAAACTGCTTTACCTTGTCATTCAGAATATGATTAAACAGCGTCGTTTCG
It contains:
- a CDS encoding IS110 family RNA-guided transposase is translated as MKHVVAFDVSMGKSYWVVYNADRHCEFEGEIRHTRSDFEGLHACMEKLIEQDGEQPSIVFEATGVYSRQLERFMQDHQYTYCLLNPLEAKLQSASMRMHKTDRSDAHRLALTHFTVSRREKEVPNDFFQQLKSLSRFYQELDGELSTLRNRMHKVIQLTFSELETIFTSRSELCLHVIQLFPHPDLVNGLSKTVIRNRILKSTDKKLSAGTAEKKAIQLLEAAQNSYPAVSATDVLCDQLRIYVKRYLEILRQREALIRQMEEMSMHREDYQVLLSFPGIGVNTAVRLLAEIGDIRRFDNPKQLNAFAGIDIRRFQSGKTFFQDKINKRGNKHLRKLLYLVIQNMIKQRRFGNNHLVEYYDKVKTQPYNKCHKVASIACVNKLLKCLFYLITHNQHYEYQCATRS